In the Dolichospermum flos-aquae CCAP 1403/13F genome, CGAAGCGCTCCGTAGGAATCGCTCTCCCAATTCTTAGGGAAACCCAGACGATAGCGAAGCGCTGCTGCAAGCAGATCGCTTCCCCCTCGTAGACATTGCCCCAAACAAATATAATAAAGTCAAAATATGGAATTTCTTTTTGTTTACGTCACTTGTAAAGACCGTGCTGAAGCTCTTAACGTAGGTAAAGCCGTAGTAGAATCCCGTCTTGCAGCCTGTGCCAACATAATTGACGGTATGGATAGTATTTATTGGTGGCAAGGTGAATTACAAGTAGAAAAAGAAGCGATTTTAATTATGAAATCCCGCCGTGATTTATTCGCAGAACTAACAGCTAAAGTAAAATCAGTACACTCTTATCAAGTACCTTGTGTAGTGGCTTTACCAATTGAACAAGCAAATCAGAATTACCTGAATTGGTTAATGGCAGAAACCAAGGCTACAGATATCACCAAATAGTTGCAAGTTTTACATTACCTTATTATTCAGGGAAACTAAAGAGCGATAGCGAAGCACTCCGCAGGAATCGCATTGCGTCCCGGAGCGAAGCTATCGCACATAGATCAGAGCCAGCAGTAAAAAAAAGTTAGATACCTAACTTAGGATTATTTAAGATATCTAACTTAAGGTTAATTAAGATATCTAACTTAAGGTTAATTAAGATATCTAACTTGGGATTATTTAAATTAATTAAATTGAAGTATATTATTTCAATCAGAACATAATTACTCAGTTACTTTTGGAAACATAAAACTATGCTGTTAACATTTTTCAACATTCCCAATGCAAAAAAAGAAAAAGATTTTTGTGCAGTTAGTTTCGATAAAAATTGGTTAGTTGAATTAAGCATCACAGAAGCTTCTAGTATTGTAGGAGGTTTTATTGTTGAAAATAAAACAGGAGGCACTAGAGCTTTTTATAATTTTGGGAAAACCACACCCATGACATTAGTAACTTTACAACCTGATGAAAAAGCTGATTATCCTGGAGAATACATCACATATAATAGAGTTCAACCACCTGGATATAGTCCAACAACAGAAAAGCTAAGTCAACAAGGAACATTAGCTCAAAAAAACGGAAATATAACGTATATCCCTGATACTAGTATTAGCGGCACTGGTAGCGGACTTCTTAGCGCAACACCAGGCATTTAGTATTTAATACACTCAATGTCGAAATATATCGGATATCAGATAATATAATCAAAGCATATTTCATCAGCAATTCTCATTTTGGACTGAAACTCCAGGGGAAACGCATCTAATTTTTTTTGACAAAATGTAACTTCTATGAATAGATGAAAAGGGCAGTATTACCATGTTAATATCAAGCCAATAAATGAGTATGAAGAAAATTTGATGGTAAATTCGTTTCTATAAGAATCAATAAAATGAGTTGAAGTGGTATTCTCAATAAAACTAAAGAGACAAAATTCACAAAATGAAGCTACCACCAAAAATCACAATAGTAGATCACTTTAAAGATTTAGAAGATAAAAGAGTTGAGAGAACAAAAAGGCATAAATTAATAGATATAGTAACCATTGCGATTTGTGCAGTGATCTGTGGAGTAGATAGTTGGGTATTGATGGAGGCTTATGGAAAAAAGAAAGAAAAATGGCTAAAACAATTTTTAGAACTTCCAAACGGGATTCCATCTCATGATACATTCGCCAGAGTATTTGCGAGAATAGATCCGCAACAATTTCAGAATTGTTTTTTGAGTTGGATAAAATCTATCAATAAAATTACAGAAGGAGAAGTCATAGCAATAGATGGGAAAACATTAAGGCATTCATATGATAAAGGAAAGGATAAAGGTGCGATTCACATGGTAAGTGCATGGGCAACTAGTAATAAATTAGTATTAGGACAATGTAAAGTAGAAGAAAAGTCAAATGAAATAACAGCCATACCGGAATTAATTAAAGTATTAGATATAGCCGGATGTTTAGTAACGATTGATGCGATGGGGTGTCAAAAAGAGATAGTAAAATCAATTGCAGAAAAATCAGGCGAATATATTATCGCACTCAAAAAGAATCAAGGTAATTTATCAGGGCAAACGCACCTAAATTCTGTAATCCATGCCCAGCAAGGGTTTTAACTTTTAGTTACAAAACTTAACAATCGTCAAAACCTTTGTCCAGTAAGCATTCTAAAAATAAGATGCGCTTGCCATGGGTAATTTATATAAGAATGTAGAAGAAATCTTCAAAGAAGCTATATCTAAAGGGTTTGAGGGATTCAAATATAGTGAATTTCATACAAAAGAAGACGAACATGGAAGAGAAGAGATTCGTCATTATCTCATGTTATCAGACATAGAAGAAAGAATAGATACTGATAAGAAATGGGTAAATCTTCAAAGTGTAGGAATGGTAGAATATATACGAAAAGTTAATGGAAAAACGAAGGTTGAGACAGGCTATTATATAAGTAGTTTGACAAATAATGCGAAATTACTAGGAGAATCAGTCCGCACTCATTGGGGTATAGAGAATTCATTACACTGGGTTTTAGATGTAGCTTTTAGAGAAGATGATTGTCGGATAAGAAAGGATAATGCACCACAAAACTTTGCAGTTATTCGTCATATAGCAGTTAATCTTTTAGGAAAAGAAAAAAGCCAAAAACTAGGAACTAAAAGTAAGCAGTTTTGTGCAGGATGGGATGATGAATATTTAGAGAAGATTTTAGAATGTATCTGATAAAAATCAGAAAATATAGACAAATATAAATATAACCAATTTATTTTTCTGTTGATTCTACAATAGAATCTATATTTTTGATGCCAAAAAATATAGATATTAATATATAGAACTGAACAAAATAAATCCATCATTAAAAATAAATAATTACTCTAAATTTATGAAATTTTTATAATTTTAATAAAGGAATTTATCAGATTTTGAATGAAGTTAGATATTTTCCCATATTGATGCACTAATATAGTATTCTGTCAAGATAATTTAGATGCGTTTCCCCTGCATTGCTATCTGAACTGTATTTAGGGGTTGTGGATAATAATTACATATTATTTATTTACCAATCCTTTGTCCATTAAGGATTTCAGTCCAAATATTTGTGTAATTAATTTTGTCTTATTACTTATTGCACCTTATTACCTATTAATAGTTATCACCGAGAGCTATTCTGCTTTACCAATTTCTGTAGCTTCTGGAACTTCAATCAATTTTCCAGTTTTCACATCATAAATGTAGCCGTAAATTGGAATTTTTCGTGGTACTAATGGATGTAACCGAATACGCTTCACATCTGTATAAACACTCTGGGATAGGTCGCCAATAGTCAACCACTCAATAAATTCAGCTTCATTTGATCCTCCTCCAGAGCCTATATCATGCCAACCCGTTTCATTTAATTGGGCTGTTTGCAGACTATTAGCCAGTAAGTTGCGGATTATTTGGTCTGTAAAGGTTTCCATACCACAATTAGTGTGATGAATCACGAACCATTCACGAGTACCTAGTAATTTGTACGAAATTATTAAGGAGCGAATAGCATCATCACTGGCACGTCCACCAGCATTACGAATCACATGGGCATCACCTTCAGCTAATCCTGCAAAATTGGCTGGGTCAAGTCGTGCATCCATACAGGTAAGAATGGCAAACCGACGTGCAGGAGGTATGAGTAATTCGCCTTTATTACCAAAGTTTTCAGCATAACTATGGTTAGCTGATAAGACTTCTTCTAAAATTTGGCTCATGTTTATTAATTAATTTACGGTAAACCGATAAATTTTATGGAGTTACAAATAGTAATGTCCCATAAATTAACCTAAAAGACAAGTCTGCTCAGTGCTATTTGTGGCGGGGGTTGCCCGCCTTTGATACTTAAACAGTGATTTTAGTACCATCAAACTTGGTTAAGGTAAAGCCGTTAAATTTTTCGTTGTAACCCAGTCTTTCATCTCGGAGAAGACTGATAGCAACTGCTTCACCTAAAGCCAAACCAGCAGAACCATCTGTACGCCAGTGAATACCACCATGACCCCGACCAAGGGCATAATTAGTTGCCAGCTTATTCAACTCACCACCCACCGTTAAAGGCTCACCTGTATAGGAAATTACCTTAGTAGGATCATTGGGATCTGGAACTACAGGGTTGGGGATGACAAAATCTTCGTCAAAATATGCTTTTAATAGTGTGACATTCACACCAGCAATTGCAGCTGCCCCACCAACATAAGAAGAATGGATAGGTGAACCTTCCGGGTATCCATGGGCTAACAAATAGGTGCCAAATTTGCTAAAACTCCGAGCTAAAGCTTTAGAGTTCAATATATTTCGATGGACAGGATACTGAGTTTTATTAACAGTATTATTGTGAACCAATCCAGCATAAGCTTCAGGACGCAAAATGCGGTGTTCATAAAACTTCGTCCAGTAGGCAGCCCTAATTGCACGAGATGTACCCAGACCCAGTAAAGCTTGTAAATGTCCTACCGCAAAAGACCCGTTACCGCCCTGTTGAGTCTTTGATTTCACAAATGGATTACCTGAATTCAAGGGTGCGCCAATACCACCGCTCAATGGGTCATTGGCATTGCGGGCTGTAGCCAAAATTTGAGACGAACTAGCGAATACTGGACCAGGCGCATGGGAAAATTCCGATAAATCACGAACTGTGGATATGTAACGACGTACAGGGTCATACTTAATAGATTTAGGCGTACCACCATTCTGCACATTCAGCCATTCTTCGTAATCGGTGAGGAAGTCATTTCCAGGCAGAGCAGTCCGAATTACAGCAGGAACATATTGAACGCCCGAAGGAGCATTTAATAAGGCAAATTGGGATATATGGGGACCAACCAATACCCCAGGAGGAGTCACGTGCTTTGGTGTTCTACCAGACTTATCACTGTTATCGAGGTAGGTAACAATCCCACGAAATAGACTTTGGGGTGTAACACGGCCGTTAATTCTGGGTCCCTTGAAACCTTCGAGCTTGTCTAGTTCTTCAACAGCCGCCAAGACCAAAGGATCATCGGTGTTATTTTGGAATTTATGAAACGGTACATCCCGTAATAAAGATTGCCAATAAAGCTCAATAGCCTCAGCCGCTCGTTCAGCACTAGCTAAAGCTACTGGTGTTGGTACTGGTACTTGAAGCGGACTTAGTCCTTCTAGGCTGACTGCTAAAGGTCCTTGAGCATTCACCAGCTTCCGCGTACCGCCTATAATCACCTTTTCAAAGTCTTCATGATTGCCGGTTGTTACTGCTCTAGTTAAAGACTCATAGGCTTTGAGATCAACCTCACCTAGCTTATTATGTGGTAATCCCCTAGAATCAGAGCCAATTTTATTCGGATAGCGTTCTTCATCGCCGTTGGTGGTATGGGGAGGAATGGGAAGATCCAGGTTGGCTTTGGCTGCTGCTACACGCACTTTATAGGCTTTTTCTAGCCACTTACGGTAGTTATTCGGCTTTATATCCTGGGCTTGGGCAATATCTCCTCCCTCTTTTCCAGACAAAGATACTCCTGTAACTCCAGCGACAAAACCAGCCGCAGTTAGCAAACTACTACGAACAAAAAATGAACGTCTAGTAAAACGACCAAAAGATGAACGGTTACTACCCAAAT is a window encoding:
- the cutA gene encoding divalent-cation tolerance protein CutA; its protein translation is MEFLFVYVTCKDRAEALNVGKAVVESRLAACANIIDGMDSIYWWQGELQVEKEAILIMKSRRDLFAELTAKVKSVHSYQVPCVVALPIEQANQNYLNWLMAETKATDITK
- a CDS encoding beta-class carbonic anhydrase, which codes for MSQILEEVLSANHSYAENFGNKGELLIPPARRFAILTCMDARLDPANFAGLAEGDAHVIRNAGGRASDDAIRSLIISYKLLGTREWFVIHHTNCGMETFTDQIIRNLLANSLQTAQLNETGWHDIGSGGGSNEAEFIEWLTIGDLSQSVYTDVKRIRLHPLVPRKIPIYGYIYDVKTGKLIEVPEATEIGKAE
- a CDS encoding vanadium-dependent haloperoxidase; protein product: MQENRNFDQDSQHPYNANLGSNRSSFGRFTRRSFFVRSSLLTAAGFVAGVTGVSLSGKEGGDIAQAQDIKPNNYRKWLEKAYKVRVAAAKANLDLPIPPHTTNGDEERYPNKIGSDSRGLPHNKLGEVDLKAYESLTRAVTTGNHEDFEKVIIGGTRKLVNAQGPLAVSLEGLSPLQVPVPTPVALASAERAAEAIELYWQSLLRDVPFHKFQNNTDDPLVLAAVEELDKLEGFKGPRINGRVTPQSLFRGIVTYLDNSDKSGRTPKHVTPPGVLVGPHISQFALLNAPSGVQYVPAVIRTALPGNDFLTDYEEWLNVQNGGTPKSIKYDPVRRYISTVRDLSEFSHAPGPVFASSSQILATARNANDPLSGGIGAPLNSGNPFVKSKTQQGGNGSFAVGHLQALLGLGTSRAIRAAYWTKFYEHRILRPEAYAGLVHNNTVNKTQYPVHRNILNSKALARSFSKFGTYLLAHGYPEGSPIHSSYVGGAAAIAGVNVTLLKAYFDEDFVIPNPVVPDPNDPTKVISYTGEPLTVGGELNKLATNYALGRGHGGIHWRTDGSAGLALGEAVAISLLRDERLGYNEKFNGFTLTKFDGTKITV